In Gemmatimonadales bacterium, the following are encoded in one genomic region:
- a CDS encoding dipeptide epimerase: protein MSLRLSTEILTLHTRHPFIIARGGNSEYRTLMVKITDDDGVEGWGEAAATKFYGETLETVTAALATYAPLLGDDPFLLDAIERRLELTMRRNAAARVAISTALHDLVGKRLGVPLWKYWGLDRAAAPKSTFTIGIDTPEMLRKKVAEASEYPILKVKLGSDHDVEILETLRGATDREIRVDANCGWTPAHAVKMLPVLEEFGVTVLEQPVQPEDLDGFAQIRRHARIPLIADESCVTSADIPRLAGRVDGINIKLAKCGSLREALRMIAIARSLQMTVMVGCMIESSLGITAAAHFTPLVDIVDLDGGALLRDDPFVGAAIPGGQVTIPDAPGLGVVRR, encoded by the coding sequence ATGTCGCTGCGCCTCAGCACCGAAATCCTCACACTGCATACCCGGCATCCGTTCATCATCGCGCGCGGCGGCAATAGCGAATACCGCACCCTGATGGTGAAGATCACCGATGACGATGGCGTGGAGGGATGGGGCGAGGCTGCAGCGACGAAGTTCTACGGCGAGACACTCGAAACCGTCACCGCTGCGCTGGCGACCTACGCTCCACTGCTCGGCGACGATCCGTTCCTCCTCGATGCGATCGAGCGGCGCCTCGAACTGACGATGCGGCGGAATGCCGCCGCGCGCGTGGCGATCTCGACGGCGCTCCACGACCTCGTGGGAAAGCGGCTGGGAGTCCCGCTGTGGAAGTACTGGGGGCTCGACCGCGCGGCGGCGCCGAAATCGACCTTCACCATCGGGATCGACACGCCGGAGATGCTGCGGAAGAAGGTCGCGGAGGCGTCGGAGTATCCGATCCTCAAGGTGAAGCTCGGCAGCGATCACGACGTGGAGATTCTCGAGACGCTCCGGGGCGCAACCGATCGCGAGATTCGCGTCGATGCCAACTGCGGGTGGACCCCGGCGCACGCCGTGAAGATGCTCCCGGTCCTCGAGGAGTTTGGCGTCACCGTGCTGGAGCAGCCGGTGCAGCCGGAGGATCTCGACGGCTTCGCGCAGATCCGCCGCCACGCGAGGATTCCACTGATCGCCGACGAGAGTTGCGTGACCTCGGCCGACATCCCGCGGCTGGCGGGGCGCGTCGACGGGATCAACATCAAGCTGGCAAAATGTGGCTCGCTCCGCGAAGCGCTGCGGATGATCGCGATCGCGCGGTCGCTGCAGATGACGGTGATGGTCGGCTGCATGATCGAATCGTCGCTCGGCATCACCGCGGCGGCGCACTTCACGCCGCTGGTCGATATCGTCGATCTCGACGGCGGCGCGCTGCTGCGCGACGATCCGTTCGTGGGTGCCGCGATTCCGGGCGGCCAGGTCACGATCCCCGACGCGCCCGGTCTTGGTGTCGTGCGACGATGA
- a CDS encoding histone deacetylase: MRVFTSAAALQHDPGFGHPERPIRLDTVLAALNGRPGIQLVEAYPAPLEALHSCHDPAYLDRARTLSTDGGGELGPDTILNPWSWNAVLGATGAVLEALDHSLTTGANTFAAIRPPGHHALHNRAMGFCVVNHVVVAAHAARRAGRSRVLIVDWDVHHGNGTQALVENDPDIRFISMHQWPWYPGSGAIDEHGVGNVFNVPMSAGLPAATYVIALWRAIERATTGWRPDLVLISAGYDGMRGDPLGGFTLEPGDFVTWTERLRERFPGTPIVGVMEGGYAPARLAEGVVATVTALS, encoded by the coding sequence ATGCGCGTCTTCACGTCGGCTGCCGCGCTGCAGCACGATCCCGGCTTCGGGCATCCCGAACGACCGATCCGGCTCGATACGGTGCTTGCAGCGCTGAACGGGCGCCCCGGAATCCAGCTCGTCGAAGCGTACCCGGCGCCACTCGAAGCACTGCACAGCTGTCACGATCCGGCATACCTCGATCGCGCCCGCACGCTCAGCACCGACGGCGGCGGTGAACTCGGTCCCGACACCATCCTCAATCCGTGGAGCTGGAACGCCGTCCTTGGCGCCACCGGCGCTGTGCTCGAAGCGCTCGATCATTCGCTGACCACCGGAGCGAACACCTTCGCGGCGATCCGTCCCCCCGGTCACCATGCGCTCCACAACCGCGCGATGGGATTCTGCGTGGTGAACCACGTCGTCGTCGCGGCGCACGCCGCCCGGCGCGCGGGACGGAGCCGGGTGCTGATCGTCGACTGGGACGTGCATCACGGCAACGGCACGCAGGCACTGGTCGAGAACGATCCTGACATTCGATTCATCTCGATGCATCAGTGGCCGTGGTATCCGGGGAGTGGCGCCATTGATGAACACGGCGTGGGGAATGTCTTCAACGTCCCGATGTCGGCGGGGTTGCCGGCGGCGACCTACGTCATTGCGCTCTGGCGCGCGATCGAACGCGCGACCACCGGCTGGAGGCCGGATCTGGTGCTGATCTCGGCCGGCTACGACGGGATGCGGGGTGATCCGCTCGGTGGGTTCACTCTCGAACCCGGCGATTTCGTGACCTGGACCGAGCGGCTGCGCGAGCGCTTCCCGGGGACGCCGATCGTGGGGGTGATGGAAGGCGGGTACGCGCCAGCCCGGCTCGCAGAGGGCGTGGTGGCGACGGTCACCGCGCTGTCGTGA
- a CDS encoding glycine--tRNA ligase yields MDKLVSLAKRRGFVFQSSEVYGGLGSVWDYGPLGVELKRNIKDRWWHAMVRGRDDIEGLDAAILMHPRVWEASGHVAGFSDPLVDCRTCKARFRADKLAEAQCPQKPSKAPGQHSACQLTEARQFNLMFKTFMGPVEETAATIYLRPETAQGTYVNYLNVMTSSRQTVPFGIAQIGKAFRNEITPGNFIFRTREFEQMEMQFFVKPGTDEEWFERWRVIRMAWHESLGLQPSRLRWHQHGPGELAHYAKAAYDIEYEFPFGWQEIEGVHNRTDFDLKRHQEYSGKKLEYFEQASGERYVPYVVETAAGADRVTLTVMADAYREETVEGEMRVVMGFAPHVAPVKAAVLPLVKKDGMPELAMELYHDLHHDFSAYYDDAGAIGRRYRRQDEIGTPWCVTIDGETAASRSVTIRHRDSMSQDRVGLDQVKGWLAERLATSGRAGSR; encoded by the coding sequence ATGGACAAACTGGTCTCCCTGGCCAAACGCCGGGGCTTCGTCTTTCAGTCCTCCGAGGTCTACGGCGGGCTCGGCTCGGTGTGGGATTACGGGCCGCTGGGAGTGGAACTCAAGCGGAACATCAAGGACCGCTGGTGGCACGCGATGGTTCGCGGCCGCGACGACATCGAAGGGCTCGATGCCGCGATCCTGATGCATCCGCGCGTGTGGGAAGCGTCGGGGCATGTGGCGGGGTTCTCCGACCCGCTGGTCGATTGCCGCACCTGCAAGGCGCGCTTCCGCGCCGACAAGCTCGCCGAAGCGCAGTGTCCCCAGAAGCCGAGCAAGGCGCCGGGCCAACACAGCGCGTGCCAGCTCACCGAGGCGCGGCAGTTCAACCTGATGTTCAAGACGTTCATGGGGCCGGTGGAGGAGACCGCCGCGACGATCTATCTCCGTCCCGAGACGGCTCAGGGGACATACGTCAACTACCTCAACGTGATGACCTCGTCACGGCAGACGGTTCCGTTCGGCATCGCGCAGATCGGCAAGGCGTTCCGCAACGAGATCACGCCGGGGAACTTCATCTTCCGCACTCGCGAGTTCGAGCAGATGGAGATGCAGTTCTTCGTCAAGCCGGGAACCGACGAGGAATGGTTCGAGCGGTGGCGCGTGATCCGGATGGCGTGGCACGAATCGCTGGGCTTGCAGCCATCACGGTTGCGCTGGCACCAGCACGGTCCGGGCGAACTGGCGCACTACGCCAAGGCGGCGTACGACATTGAATACGAGTTTCCCTTCGGATGGCAGGAGATCGAAGGGGTGCACAACCGCACCGACTTCGACCTGAAGCGACACCAGGAATATTCCGGGAAGAAGCTGGAGTATTTCGAGCAGGCGAGTGGTGAGCGCTACGTGCCGTACGTCGTCGAGACCGCCGCCGGTGCCGATCGCGTGACACTCACGGTGATGGCCGATGCCTATCGCGAAGAGACGGTCGAGGGTGAGATGCGCGTGGTGATGGGATTTGCGCCGCACGTCGCACCGGTGAAGGCCGCGGTCCTGCCGCTCGTCAAGAAGGACGGGATGCCGGAGCTCGCGATGGAGCTGTATCACGACCTGCACCACGATTTCTCCGCATACTACGACGATGCCGGAGCGATCGGGCGGAGATATCGCCGGCAGGATGAGATCGGGACGCCATGGTGCGTGACGATCGACGGCGAGACGGCAGCGAGTCGCAGCGTGACGATCCGCCACCGCGATTCGATGAGCCAGGATCGCGTGGGGCTCGACCAGGTGAAGGGGTGGCTTGCGGAACGGCTGGCAACCAGCGGCAGAGCGGGGAGTCGATGA
- a CDS encoding prepilin-type N-terminal cleavage/methylation domain-containing protein, giving the protein MIKNRAVRTARPGEIPGRRGVTLLEMVIVIVMIGILSAIALSRLDWRRYQADAAARGAMAELATAQRLALSLQTNTVITFPDSGRMQILEDANNNGGADAGERVRVVPLDNGFSYGQSTAPSIPSPDDGTPVSTVTFHRDGSADHSGTVYVHGPGYDPNCTHCRAVAIARATGRVVWYSYSTGTWKRAN; this is encoded by the coding sequence ATGATCAAGAACCGAGCCGTACGAACCGCGAGACCGGGCGAAATCCCGGGGCGGCGCGGTGTCACGTTGCTCGAAATGGTCATCGTGATCGTGATGATCGGCATCCTCTCCGCGATCGCGCTGAGCCGCCTCGACTGGCGCCGGTATCAGGCCGATGCCGCCGCGCGCGGGGCGATGGCTGAACTCGCCACTGCCCAGCGACTGGCACTGTCGCTTCAGACCAACACCGTCATCACCTTCCCCGACAGCGGACGGATGCAGATCCTCGAGGACGCCAACAACAATGGCGGCGCCGATGCCGGCGAACGGGTCCGCGTCGTGCCGCTCGACAACGGATTCTCCTACGGCCAGTCCACCGCGCCATCGATTCCGTCACCCGACGACGGCACCCCGGTCTCCACGGTGACGTTCCATCGCGACGGCTCCGCCGACCACAGCGGCACCGTCTACGTCCACGGCCCGGGATACGATCCCAACTGCACTCACTGCCGCGCGGTCGCGATCGCACGCGCCACCGGCCGTGTCGTCTGGTATTCCTATTCGACCGGCACCTGGAAGCGAGCCAATTGA
- a CDS encoding prepilin-type N-terminal cleavage/methylation domain-containing protein, with amino-acid sequence MANRRGFTIVEILVAIVVLTVLAVGVARFAAVFGKTLGTSSVRVVAAGIASDRMQLIRADPRYTSLVGLYNAGAGADTTGFPDYPRMRRVTTVVRDQSGNPARDLTTITVRIIEPSLRDTVSVTSVVASP; translated from the coding sequence ATGGCGAATCGCCGCGGCTTCACCATCGTCGAGATCCTCGTCGCGATCGTGGTCCTCACCGTCCTCGCCGTCGGCGTGGCGCGGTTCGCCGCCGTCTTCGGCAAGACCCTCGGGACCTCGTCGGTACGCGTGGTCGCCGCCGGCATCGCCTCCGACCGGATGCAGCTGATCCGTGCCGACCCGCGTTACACCTCGCTCGTTGGCCTCTACAACGCCGGCGCCGGTGCCGACACCACCGGCTTTCCGGATTATCCCCGCATGCGACGGGTCACCACCGTGGTCCGCGACCAGTCGGGGAATCCTGCCCGCGATCTCACCACCATCACGGTGCGCATCATCGAGCCGAGCCTTCGGGATACCGTGTCGGTCACCTCCGTCGTGGCGAGTCCGTGA
- a CDS encoding prepilin-type N-terminal cleavage/methylation domain-containing protein yields MRTFRSVRRRAGFTLVELLLAMTMAVAVSGAAFALFHSQSTFFGTNEQRYDMLQNARGALEDAERVVRTMGAGVPNNQPVLVYGDSATLAFNTDYIERDTADTRWAAYFNAETPDAETIVWDVTNSSVIPGTSYSYPPTTYALASGDPSPAETYILYFSPDSSTARTDDYILWQRVNNGTPTLVARNILPHPNGKPFFMYLQRRTLTTGDTLIVEPAANLPLERRTLIAGITRADSASYVRPDSVRAVELNMRFTNGQSGTDQRFRDVQTTIQVPNNGIPIPTVCGRAPFSPTSFTVVDTVAGSGRLWLSWNRSIDQDAGEQDVLQYILYRKLQGATSWSDPLAVVRRVPTQTSYTEEISDNVPGTAYTYGISAQDCTPSESTITVLNVTASIAP; encoded by the coding sequence ATGCGCACCTTCCGATCGGTCCGGCGGCGCGCCGGATTCACGCTGGTCGAACTCCTCCTCGCGATGACGATGGCCGTCGCGGTGAGCGGCGCGGCGTTCGCGCTCTTCCACTCGCAGTCGACCTTCTTCGGGACCAACGAGCAGCGGTACGACATGCTGCAGAACGCCCGCGGCGCGCTCGAAGACGCCGAACGGGTGGTCCGCACCATGGGCGCCGGCGTCCCGAACAATCAGCCGGTCCTCGTCTACGGCGACAGCGCCACACTGGCGTTCAATACTGATTACATCGAACGCGACACCGCCGACACGCGCTGGGCGGCGTACTTCAACGCCGAAACTCCCGACGCCGAGACGATCGTGTGGGATGTCACCAATTCGTCGGTGATTCCCGGCACGTCGTACAGCTATCCTCCGACCACGTACGCCCTGGCGAGCGGTGACCCGTCGCCGGCCGAGACATACATCCTCTATTTCTCACCGGACTCGTCGACCGCACGAACCGACGACTACATCCTCTGGCAGCGGGTCAATAACGGCACGCCGACACTGGTGGCGCGCAACATCCTCCCGCACCCCAACGGCAAGCCGTTCTTCATGTACCTGCAGCGGCGCACGCTGACCACCGGCGACACGCTCATCGTCGAACCGGCCGCCAACCTTCCGCTCGAACGCCGGACGCTCATCGCGGGGATCACCCGCGCCGACAGCGCCTCCTACGTCCGCCCCGATTCGGTGCGCGCCGTCGAGCTGAACATGCGATTCACCAACGGCCAGAGCGGCACCGACCAGCGCTTCCGCGACGTCCAGACCACGATCCAGGTGCCGAACAACGGGATCCCGATCCCGACCGTCTGCGGGCGCGCGCCGTTCTCCCCGACGTCGTTCACCGTGGTCGATACCGTCGCGGGGAGCGGGCGTCTCTGGCTCAGCTGGAACCGCTCGATTGATCAGGACGCCGGCGAGCAGGATGTGCTGCAGTACATCCTCTACCGCAAGCTGCAGGGCGCCACCAGCTGGTCGGATCCGCTGGCGGTCGTCCGGCGCGTGCCCACCCAGACGAGCTACACCGAAGAGATCTCCGACAACGTTCCCGGCACCGCGTACACCTACGGCATCTCGGCCCAGGATTGCACGCCGTCGGAGTCGACGATCACGGTGTTGAACGTGACAGCATCGATCGCCCCTTGA
- a CDS encoding adenylosuccinate synthase, whose protein sequence is MFDRKHNCIVVVGAQWGDEGKGKLVDVLAEQADLVVRYQGGANAGHTVVVGEQQVVLHQIPSGILHPQARCVVGNGVVLDPETFFNELDQLGSKGIDVTGRLFISDRAHVVLPYHKLLDQASEKQQQIGTTGRGIGPAYEDKIGRRGVRVTDLCRDADARDFLTPRVERANALLRLMGAAAGADLDAHVELFKRLGNKLRPLATDTGLLVHNALRSSQRVLLEGAQGALLDVDHGTYPFVTSSNTTAGGAAIGAGIGPTDIDGVLGVVKAYTTRVGNGPLPTEASGDLESRLRELGGEFGATTGRPRRCGWFDATVVRYSARVNGLTGLAVTKLDVLDTFAEIPVGVSYRLDGSECAEVPSDVEALERVEPVYEVLPGWERPTTSARRLADLPPAARAYLDRLEDLAGQPIRYVSVGTRRDQIIEV, encoded by the coding sequence ATGTTCGACCGCAAGCACAACTGCATCGTCGTCGTCGGTGCCCAGTGGGGCGACGAGGGGAAGGGGAAGCTCGTCGACGTGCTCGCCGAGCAGGCCGATCTCGTCGTGCGCTATCAGGGGGGCGCCAACGCCGGACACACCGTCGTGGTCGGCGAACAGCAGGTGGTGCTCCACCAGATCCCGTCGGGGATCCTCCATCCGCAGGCGCGATGCGTCGTCGGGAACGGCGTCGTCCTCGACCCCGAGACGTTCTTCAACGAACTCGACCAGCTGGGATCGAAGGGGATCGACGTCACCGGTCGCCTCTTCATCTCCGATCGCGCGCACGTGGTGCTGCCGTACCACAAGCTCCTCGATCAGGCGAGCGAGAAGCAGCAGCAGATCGGCACCACCGGCCGCGGGATCGGGCCGGCGTACGAAGACAAGATCGGCCGCCGCGGCGTCCGCGTCACCGATCTCTGCCGCGACGCCGATGCGCGCGACTTTCTCACGCCGCGCGTCGAACGCGCCAACGCCCTGCTGCGCCTGATGGGCGCCGCCGCCGGCGCCGATCTCGATGCGCACGTCGAGCTCTTCAAGCGGCTCGGCAACAAGCTTCGCCCGCTCGCCACCGACACCGGCCTGCTGGTCCACAATGCGCTGCGCTCGTCGCAACGGGTCCTGCTCGAAGGGGCGCAGGGCGCGCTCCTCGACGTCGATCACGGGACCTATCCGTTCGTGACGTCGTCGAACACCACCGCCGGCGGTGCCGCCATCGGCGCGGGGATCGGCCCGACCGACATCGACGGCGTCCTCGGCGTGGTGAAGGCGTACACGACGCGGGTGGGGAACGGCCCGCTGCCCACAGAGGCGAGCGGCGACCTCGAATCGCGGCTCCGCGAACTCGGCGGAGAATTCGGCGCCACGACCGGCCGTCCGCGGCGTTGCGGGTGGTTCGACGCCACCGTGGTCCGCTATTCGGCGCGAGTCAACGGACTCACCGGCCTCGCGGTGACGAAGCTCGACGTGCTCGACACCTTCGCCGAGATTCCGGTGGGCGTGTCGTACCGGCTGGACGGATCGGAGTGCGCGGAAGTGCCGAGCGACGTGGAAGCGCTCGAGCGGGTGGAGCCGGTGTATGAGGTGCTTCCCGGATGGGAGCGACCGACGACGTCCGCGCGGCGGCTCGCCGACCTGCCTCCAGCCGCGCGCGCCTATCTCGATCGCCTCGAGGATCTCGCCGGGCAACCGATCCGCTACGTGAGCGTCGGCACCCGGCGCGATCAGATCATCGAAGTCTGA
- a CDS encoding ATPase, T2SS/T4P/T4SS family gives MNNSSPMLARVLKAAVLRGASDVHAKAGDVFRARVEGELVPLTKQRLTPQQTRALAAMFAGLDPEDARLESIRDFDCSWGVPGVGRFRINVLRQRSSFMMVLRVIPFSVPTPEGLGLPDVVTHLAETESGMVLVTGAGGSGKTSTIAAMVHHINRGQKRHIVTLEDPIEYLHRDLSSSISQREIGTDTDDVATGLQAARRQDSDVIVLSDLREPMAIDRAIRAAESSALVLASITAFDSVAAIQQMIATLLPEEREVGRTRLAEVLRGVLAQRMVTKGKGGGRKVVIEWFEMTPSIHDAIAGGADAPTLRRAVEKAAKDGKAELFPRSDGAREPS, from the coding sequence ATGAACAACAGCTCGCCGATGCTGGCGCGCGTGCTCAAGGCGGCAGTCCTGCGCGGTGCATCGGATGTGCACGCCAAGGCTGGCGATGTCTTTCGCGCGAGGGTCGAGGGGGAACTGGTTCCGCTCACCAAGCAGCGGCTCACGCCGCAGCAGACGCGCGCACTCGCCGCGATGTTCGCCGGACTCGATCCAGAGGATGCGCGGCTCGAATCGATCCGCGACTTCGACTGCTCGTGGGGCGTCCCCGGTGTCGGACGGTTCCGGATCAACGTGCTGCGCCAGCGGTCGTCGTTCATGATGGTGCTCCGGGTGATTCCGTTCTCGGTTCCCACACCCGAGGGGCTTGGCCTTCCCGACGTCGTCACGCACCTCGCCGAAACCGAATCGGGAATGGTGCTGGTGACCGGTGCCGGCGGATCGGGGAAGACGTCGACGATCGCCGCGATGGTGCATCACATCAACCGCGGCCAGAAGCGGCACATCGTGACGCTCGAGGATCCGATCGAGTATCTCCATCGCGACCTGTCGAGTTCGATCTCGCAGCGCGAGATCGGCACCGACACCGACGATGTGGCGACCGGGCTGCAAGCCGCCCGCCGTCAGGATTCCGACGTGATCGTCCTGAGCGACCTGCGCGAGCCGATGGCGATCGATCGCGCCATTCGCGCCGCCGAATCGAGCGCCTTGGTGCTCGCTTCGATCACCGCATTCGACTCCGTCGCCGCCATTCAGCAGATGATCGCGACGCTCCTTCCCGAGGAGCGCGAAGTGGGGCGGACCCGTCTCGCCGAAGTGCTGCGCGGCGTGCTGGCGCAGCGGATGGTGACGAAGGGGAAGGGGGGCGGCCGCAAGGTAGTGATCGAGTGGTTCGAGATGACGCCGTCGATTCACGACGCCATCGCGGGCGGCGCCGATGCGCCGACATTGCGCCGGGCCGTCGAGAAGGCGGCGAAGGACGGCAAGGCGGAACTCTTCCCGCGCAGTGACGGCGCGCGAGAGCCGAGCTGA
- the trpS gene encoding tryptophan--tRNA ligase — MLRVFSGIQPSGEIHIGNWLGAIRNWVALQGEYDCIYCIVDQHAITQTYAAATLAERTRQMATGLIAAGVDPERSPIFVQSHVPEHATLAWLLTTIAHVGELERMTQYKDKAQRFEAIPAGILTYPVLMAADILLYRAERVPVGEDQVQHLELTREIARRWNHMFSPGEPFFPEPEPILSPARRIIGLDGQAKMSKSLGNTIGILESPEEIWQKLRPAMTDPARKTKQDPGTPEICNLYALHKHFSPDTTVQEVAVKCRTAAWGCIDCKRVLADNMSNTLAPIRERARELTAAPGAVDRVLASGRDQVRARAKATLTEVKRRMGFLPEAG, encoded by the coding sequence ATGCTCCGCGTGTTTTCTGGTATCCAGCCTTCCGGCGAAATCCACATTGGCAACTGGCTCGGCGCAATCCGGAACTGGGTAGCGCTGCAGGGCGAGTACGACTGCATCTATTGCATCGTCGACCAGCACGCCATCACGCAGACATACGCCGCCGCCACCCTCGCCGAGCGGACCCGGCAGATGGCGACCGGACTGATCGCCGCCGGCGTCGACCCGGAACGGTCGCCGATCTTCGTCCAGAGCCACGTCCCCGAGCACGCCACGCTGGCGTGGCTCCTGACCACGATCGCGCACGTCGGCGAGCTGGAACGGATGACCCAGTACAAGGACAAGGCGCAGCGGTTCGAGGCGATCCCCGCCGGCATCCTGACCTATCCAGTTCTCATGGCGGCCGACATCCTTCTCTACCGCGCCGAACGAGTCCCGGTGGGCGAAGACCAGGTGCAGCATCTCGAATTGACCCGCGAGATCGCCCGCCGGTGGAACCACATGTTTTCGCCCGGCGAGCCGTTCTTTCCCGAACCGGAACCGATCCTCTCGCCGGCACGACGGATCATCGGGCTCGACGGCCAGGCGAAGATGTCGAAGTCGCTGGGGAACACCATCGGGATTCTTGAATCACCGGAAGAGATCTGGCAGAAGCTCCGTCCCGCCATGACCGATCCGGCGCGGAAGACGAAGCAGGATCCCGGTACGCCCGAGATCTGCAACCTCTACGCGCTGCACAAGCATTTCTCGCCCGACACGACGGTGCAGGAAGTCGCGGTGAAGTGCCGCACCGCGGCGTGGGGATGCATCGATTGCAAGCGCGTTCTTGCCGATAACATGAGCAATACCCTCGCGCCGATTCGCGAGCGGGCGCGCGAATTGACCGCCGCACCCGGCGCGGTCGATCGCGTCCTGGCGTCGGGTCGTGACCAGGTGCGGGCGCGGGCGAAGGCAACCCTGACCGAAGTAAAGCGCCGCATGGGCTTTCTTCCGGAGGCCGGATGA
- a CDS encoding VOC family protein yields MPRPEWFARTILPVRDVAASLRFFVDRLGFTSPWSFDEDGKPFVAQVDRDGCSLILSKSWPGKVGQTVVFISLNTDPPTAAAGTAALNALRADLEANGVTVKDGEWGYRLLVVDDPDGNQLLFNYPNEEPAGP; encoded by the coding sequence ATGCCACGTCCGGAATGGTTCGCTCGAACGATCCTCCCAGTCCGCGACGTCGCGGCCTCGCTCCGCTTCTTCGTCGACCGCCTCGGTTTCACGTCGCCCTGGTCGTTCGACGAAGACGGCAAGCCGTTCGTCGCTCAAGTCGACCGCGATGGCTGTTCGCTGATCCTGTCGAAGAGCTGGCCCGGCAAGGTCGGTCAGACCGTCGTCTTCATCTCGCTCAATACCGACCCACCGACCGCCGCCGCCGGGACCGCCGCACTCAACGCATTGCGCGCTGACCTGGAGGCGAACGGCGTCACCGTAAAGGATGGCGAATGGGGGTACCGTTTGCTCGTGGTGGACGACCCCGATGGCAACCAGCTCCTGTTCAATTACCCCAACGAAGAGCCGGCCGGACCGTAG
- a CDS encoding inositol monophosphatase family protein yields MTDAARLARLAERAAAAATSYLLNVPRPDPGAWVVKGHRDFVTNVDRTAEALIRDDLLAAEPDSRVLGEELSADANEMQGLVWVVDPLDGTTNFLHGYPWWSVSIAAVIDGEPVAGTVWHVPIHRRYTAWRGGGAWSGGTRLKVSQLTDPSLALIGTGFPFKTPGDLGPYLPQFERIVAATSGVRRAGSAALDLVAVAAGEFDGFWELTLAPWDKAAGMVLIREAGGVVTGVDGSPARVEHGGVVAGNPAMHAWLLEQISEADAAR; encoded by the coding sequence ATGACCGACGCCGCCCGCCTTGCACGACTCGCCGAACGTGCTGCAGCCGCAGCCACTTCATATCTCCTCAATGTCCCTCGACCAGATCCCGGCGCATGGGTCGTGAAGGGACATCGCGACTTCGTCACCAACGTCGACCGCACGGCAGAGGCGCTGATCCGCGACGATCTGCTGGCGGCCGAGCCCGATTCCCGCGTGCTCGGCGAGGAACTATCGGCGGACGCGAACGAGATGCAGGGGCTCGTCTGGGTTGTCGATCCGCTCGACGGCACGACCAACTTCCTGCACGGCTATCCGTGGTGGTCGGTGTCGATTGCCGCGGTGATCGACGGCGAACCGGTGGCGGGGACGGTGTGGCACGTCCCGATCCATCGCCGTTACACCGCGTGGCGCGGCGGCGGCGCGTGGAGCGGCGGGACGAGGCTCAAGGTGTCGCAGCTCACCGATCCGTCGCTCGCCCTGATCGGCACTGGCTTCCCGTTCAAGACGCCGGGCGATCTCGGCCCGTATCTGCCGCAATTCGAGCGGATCGTTGCTGCGACGAGTGGCGTAAGGCGCGCGGGCTCTGCGGCGCTCGATCTCGTCGCGGTGGCGGCGGGAGAGTTCGATGGATTCTGGGAGCTGACGCTGGCGCCGTGGGACAAGGCGGCGGGGATGGTGCTGATCCGCGAGGCAGGTGGCGTGGTGACAGGTGTTGATGGTTCACCTGCGCGAGTAGAGCACGGCGGGGTGGTTGCGGGGAATCCGGCGATGCATGCGTGGTTGCTGGAACAGATCAGCGAAGCAGATGCGGCGAGGTGA
- a CDS encoding SRPBCC domain-containing protein — translation MSEPAKTIEVKVERTIPAPPKEVFDAWLDPAVAGTPWSMSEKLILNPVVDGLFYWKTSATPHFGRFTEVTRGERLQHTWMSPNTAGLESMVTVTFAKEGNGTRMTLVHTGLPATDPGRSHEKGWGFFVGGFADAYGKGK, via the coding sequence ATGAGCGAGCCCGCAAAGACAATCGAGGTCAAGGTCGAGCGCACCATTCCCGCCCCACCAAAGGAAGTGTTCGACGCGTGGCTCGATCCAGCGGTCGCCGGCACGCCATGGAGCATGTCGGAGAAGCTGATCCTCAATCCCGTCGTCGATGGACTCTTCTACTGGAAGACCTCCGCGACTCCGCACTTCGGCCGCTTCACTGAAGTCACCCGCGGCGAGCGCCTGCAACACACCTGGATGTCACCGAACACGGCGGGATTGGAATCGATGGTGACCGTGACCTTTGCCAAGGAAGGGAACGGGACGCGGATGACGCTGGTGCACACCGGCCTCCCGGCAACCGATCCGGGGCGCAGCCATGAGAAGGGATGGGGTTTCTTCGTTGGCGGTTTCGCCGATGCGTACGGGAAAGGAAAATGA